In Actinomycetota bacterium, the DNA window TCTGGGCCTTCCGGGAGGGTTACACCGTAGAGGAGTTGAACGAGATCCTCGATGAGTGGAATCACCTGTACAATTACGAAAGACCCCACCAGAGCTTGGGGTATCTTACGCCCATGGAATTTCTCAAAAGATGGAGTGAAGGAAGCGAGGATAGGGCTTATGTGTCCACGATGTAGTGAACCAGCACATGGTCTTGAGATTCCGGAGATGAAGGAGTAGATTATCAATACGTCTCAAGTTGGCCGGTTTTCAAGTGGTGATTCGTGGCCGGTTTTAAGTGCCGAGTGACAGTGCGCGGGGGCGGGGGAGATGTCCCATGTCCGGGGCTGACCCCATGTCTGGTACGGGGATGAGAAGGAGGTAAAGATGGCTTACCGCGTTACGATGCGAAGGTTTTTTCTGCTCGCGGTACCCACCCTGGGGGGCGCGGCGCTGTGGCGCATAGCCGTTGAGCCCATGCCACGCGAGGACACAGGCTGCACGGCCTCTCTGGACACGCGGACGGAGACAGCGGTGACCGCCGACGGCATCGAGCTGAGGATGAAGCGCTACGCCAGGGAGGGAGCGCAGCCGGTACTCCTGGTCCACGGCTTCTTCGGGAACGGGCTGGAGTTCGATGTGCCCCACCGCGGGCACAACCTGGCCCTCTATCTGGCCGAGCACGGTTATGACGTCTGGATCTCCAGCTTCCGGGGATGCGGGAGAGAGCCCTACCGCTGCGGGGTGGGCGACTGGCGCCACAGCGTGGACCACCTCGCCGCCCTGGACGCCCCCGCCCTGGTGGACAGGATCAGGGAGTCCACGGGACGGCGCCCGATATGGATAGGCCACAGCATGGGAGGCATGGTCCTCTACATGTACCTGCAGGGTGTGAAATCCGCGGGAGGGGGCGGTGAGCTGCGCGTGTCCCTCGACCCCGAGGTGGCGGAGGAGCGCAACCGGGCCGTCCTGGGAGGGATAACCATCGGCAGCCCGCCCGGACTGCACCGCGGCGGCGGGGACTGGATAAGGGACCTCGAGCGAATGCCCTTCTTTCGCGCCCTCGCCGGGGCCCTCCTGCGCTGGCTCGCCGTCCAGGACCGGCTGTCCCCTCGCGTGCCGGCCAGCCGCATCGGAGAGATGGTGACCCGCTTCCCGCGCCTGGGGAGGGTGCTGGCGGTGCGGGGACCCGTCGCACGTTTCCTCTACAACGCGGACAACGTGGACCCCGACGCGGGATGGAGCCTGCTGAAGTGGGCCTCCGACAACGTGACCGCGCGCATGGCCGCGCAGATCGTCGCCCTCGCCAGGGACCCCGATTTCCGCGACTTCCACCGCGAGGTGAACTACACCGCCCACATGCAGGCCATCACCGCCCCCCTCTTCTTCATCACCGGCACGAAAGATTTCGTGGGGGACGAGAACGTGCGCCTGGACGCCTATGAGAAGGTGTCGTCTCAACCCAGGCGCTTCCAGTGCTACCGGGACTACGGGCACACCGACCTGGTGATGGGGAAACGCGTATGCGAAGAGGTCTACCCGGACATACTCTCCTGGATCGAGGAGCTATGCTCCCGGGGGAGGTAGCGTGCCCGGCCTCGATTCCGCTTTCTCCTCTCGCAGCCCGGAGTGTTCGGCCACCAGGATAGGGCGATGGAGGATTCCCTTCCTTGAGGGCATCAGACTCGGCTCAGGGAGATGATGCCCCACATCCCGACCGGCTCCACCACGCTGCAGAGCCCAGCCATTTCGAATACAATTACGTCATATTGTCATTATATTAAGAAAAACAATTACAGCGCGATGTCGCCGTGAGATCGCTCAACGGCCGTCCCGGGGCGCACCCCGACCTGGCGCCGGTCAGATAGGGGTCGCTTTGGTCATATGCACCTTCGAGCGGTGATCGGCTCAGGGTCCGAGTTGAGCGTTGTTAGGCTGGCGGGGGGATACGCGTTGGATATCTATTCCTTCAACCCCTGGTGGAGGACGGGCGGGGTGGATGCAGCCCTGGCCGGAAGAAGACGCCGGATCCTGAAAGATGTCCTCTCCTTCCTAGACCTCCGCCAGATGCAGATCCTTTTTTAGTCCACGCAGGGCCGGAAAGACGACCTTGATGTTCCAGCTCATCGACGAGCTGTTGAAGAGGAAGGTCCCTCCCTTCCACATCCTCTATTTTTTCCTTCGACGAGAGCAAGAGCAGCATCGAGGACTTGCTGGGCGCACATGAAGAGAGCGTGCTCGGCAGCCGCTTGTCCGAAGCGGGGCGCATATTCCTTTTCCTCGACGAGATACAGAAGCTCCCCGAATGGGCGGAAAAGATGAAAGTCCTCTATGATATGCATCCCCGGGTGAAGGTCTTCCTTTCGGGCTCCGCTTCTCCGGCCCTGGCCAGAGGAAGCAAGGAAAGCCTGGTCGGACGCTTCTTTGAATTCCGCATCGAGCCGCTTGATTTCGATGAATACCTGGGATTCACGGGCCTGGAGATCGACCGCAGGCGGGAGAAGGTATATGAGATGGAAATCAAGCGGGGCCTTCGGCACCATGCCCTCACCGGGGGTTTTATCGAAGCCCTGAGACTCGACGACCTGCAGAGGAGAAGATATTTCCGCGAAAGCCTGCTGGAACGCGTGATATTCAGGGATATTCCCGAGCAGTTTTCCGTGAGATCCACGGACTTGCCTTATCGCATGATGTCCATCTTCTGCGAGCACCCGGGGTTGCTGCTGGATTACAAAAACCTGGCAAGCGACCTGGGATACGACCAGAGGACCATCGCAGCACATGTTTCCTGCCTGGAGTATTCCCTTCTGGTGAAAAAGCTGTTCAATTATTAACCCGATCGTCTTACCAGTGAGAAGAAAGCCAGGAAACTCTATCCAACCAGTACCGCCTTCACGGCTGCCCTGTCGGGAGAAAGCGGTTTCGCAAGGCTAGCGGAGCAGTACTTCGCGAATACGCTCAAGGCGCATTTTTTCTGGCGTTCGCCTCAGAAAGACGAGGTGGACCTGGTGCTATCCCTGGACGATGAGGTCATTCCCGTAGAGATAAAGATGCGTGCGGACATCAAGGCAAGAGACGCCAGGTCCCTTTTCAAGTTCATGGCCAGATACGGAATCCCCAGGGGGCTTATGATTTCCCTCGATTCGGAGACGAGCTTCGACGACGGTGTAAGAAAGGTGGAGGTGATTCCTTACTGGAGGTATTGGACCATCAGAAGATGGATCGGCCACCTGCTGACACGCGGTACATGAAGCCATTTCGCATGGTAAATTCCCATGCAGGGAGCATGAATCCCGCACGAGGCACGAGTCCGTCTCGGACGCTTCCGTCGCTATCCAGCGCGCGACACGCCAAGCCTGGATGTGGCGGACGATATTCGAACCGGCCCGCCGTTGCGCGAGGTTCGTACGAGGAAATGACCGGGGTCCTCTCCTCGGTATGAAAACGCGGCGTGAGCGGGCAGCCGTCCGGATGCTGCATGTCAGGCGCGGAAATCGTAGGATCCACGCAGGAGGCGGCGCAGGGCGGTCTCCAGCGCCTCCCGGTTGAGGCCGGGCGCCACGCCCCCTCCCCGCTGCCAGGCCAGCACTCCCCGCAGGAAGCGTGCCTTCTCACCCAGCGAAAGGCGCCCCAGGGCGCGCCTGAGTTCGGGCCTCACTCCCCCGCGCAGCAGGGTGAGAAGGGACCACTCCCGCGCCGTGCGCTCCCGGTCGGCCGCGGTGGCCGCGCGGTAGAGGGCGCCGGGCGCCGACCTCCCGCACTCCGCCGCGGCCAGCCCCGCCAGCCGGCCTGTGGAGAGGGCGGAGGAGATGCCCTCCCCCAGGGAGTTCATGAACCCGGCCGCCTCCCCAGCCACCAGAACGCGCCCGGTCCCCAGGCAGAAGCGGTTGATGGCGGCGGGGAAGACGGCGCGGCACCCCAGGGTCATGACCGCCTCGCGGGAGCGGAACCCGAAATCCCTGCGCAGCATGGCCAGGAAGGCCGCGCGGGTGGGGCCGATCCGCTCCCCCCGCCGCACGGAGGTGTCCACCACCATGAGGTCGTCCTTGAAATAGCAGGCGGGGTAGACGCCGTACGCCGCGTCCATGAAGACGTGAAACACCCCTGGCTCCAGTTCCGTCTCGCAGCGGTGGTACTCGTGGCGGACGCAGATGTAGGGAGCGCCTTCGGGGAACCAGGGGTCGATCCTCCTCGTCACCATGGAGAGGCCTCCGTCCGCGGCGACGAGCGCCCTGGCGGTCAGCCTGCTCTGCCGGCCGTCCCGGACGCAGAGCACCTCCACCCGGTCGGACCATTCGCAGAAATCGACCAGCCTGGCCCCGTCCCATACCTCCGCTCCCGACGACTCGCACAGCCAGCGGTCGAAACGGTCGCGCCAAACGCTGAGCCCGTTCTCCTCCACCTCCAGGCGGAAGCCGCGATCGAGGTAGAGATTGATCCCGCGCACCTCGGAGGGGCGGCACATGACCTCCGCGGGGACGGGGGGGTAATGGGCTTGCAGGAACTCCCTCGCCTCCTTGAAGAGATACCCGGCGCAGGGCTTCAGGCGCGGCATCCTCTTCTTCTCCAGCAGGAGCACGCGCAGCCCGCCCTCCTTCGCAGCCTTCGCCGCCGCCGCTCCTGCGGGCCCACCTCCCACCACTACCAGGTCATAGTCGAATCCCCTCATCAAGGCTCCCTCCCCTCGCTGCGGAGCCCGCCCGGCGGCGCGCCCCGGGAAAGGCCGTGTATCGAGATGGCCGGCCGCTACCTCTGCCCCCGGCTTCCCCCGAACCGCACTGGGACACGCCGGCGGCCGGCCTTTTTTCGCGGGGAAACGTTTTCGCGCCCGGCTGCATGAAGCCACCTCAATCTACCACATCGCGGCGTGGCGCGTCTCCTCTTCCGCCCGCCGCCACGGAAGACCCCTCGGTGTTCTCCGGCCATGGCGCGCCCCCTTTCGAAACGCGGTGCCGGCCCCGGCGCTCCAGGGGACTCGTCCCCGCCCGTGAGCTGCAGAGGCCGCAAGCCCGCGCTCTCTGCCTTCTCCTCCACGGTCGCCGTCATGACCCGTGCCTCAGGGGCGGTACCTGTGCACCGACGCCAGCATGGTCCTGACGTTCTCCGGCCTGGCGTCCGCGGGTATGGTGCACCCGGAGCTGAGGATGAATCCCCCGTCCGCGCCCACCTCGGTGATCAGCCTGCGGCAATACTCGTCCACCTCCTCCGGGTCGCCCAGCTTGAGCAAGGCGGCGGGGACGTCCCCCATGATGCACATGTGGTCCCCCAGGACCTCCTTGGCCTTGAAGATGTCCGAGGCGCCGTCGAGGTTGAGGATGCACTTTCCCCGGGGCAGGTTCTTGAGGTAGGGGAAGAAGGCCGTCCAGTCGCTGTCGAAATGCAGCAGCGGGGTCACTCCCCTGCGCACCCAGAACTCGCACATCTCCTGCCACTCCGGGAGGGCGAATTCCTCGAACTGCCGGGGGCTGAGGCAGGAGGCGCTGGTGCGGGTGCCTCCCATGAACACCCGCTTGAGGCCGCTCATCCTCACCATCGCCGCTCCCTGCATCTGCATGGTCTTCATGAGGGCGCGGCTGGCGGCCTTGACCTCCTCGGGACGGCGGAACAGATCGAGGACGAAGTCGTTGAAGGAGCGCATGAAGAGGGAGATGTATTCCATGGGGGTGAAGACGATGTTGAAGGCCACCATGGACTCCACCCCCCTGCGCTGCCAGCGCCTCATGGACGACCGCACCTTCATGATGTCCGTCCCCGCCTGAGCGAAGACCTTGAGCATCCCTACGGGGTTCCCCAGCTCCGGGGTGCTTAGCTTCATCTTGTCCAGGATCCAGCGCAGGGGGCCGCGCTCCGCGATGAGGCGGTATTCCTCGGGCTCCATCACCGCCTTCTCCACGAACTGGAACTGCGCGTCCGCGGGCACTCCCCGCACGCCGGGCATGACTGGCGGGTTGGGGAAGATGAGCTGCATGATGCGCCCCAGTCCCGCGTAGGAGAGGTTCTGTCCGTCCACGCCGCCCAGGTCCCGCAGGGTCCTCTCCAGCGCCGCGTCCGCCTTCCCGATGTCGAAGAGCATCTCGTGCTGGGTGATGCCCGCGTAACGGGCGGCAAAAAAGTCCAGGATGGGAACCACCGGCACGCGATCCGGCTTCCCCAGGCGAACGGCGGTCTCGATGCGTTCGCGCGCGTCCATCTTCAACATCCTTCCTCTCTTGCCAGCCGGGCCTCGGCCGCCCGGCACCGCTTGACGTCTCGAACCGCTCACGGTCGACTTCCAGGACCTGCCATCACCTCGCGCCGCCCCCGCCTTGGTCCTGCCCGGCGGCAGCGAAAGGGAGGGTGCGCTCGCGAGCCCGCTTTCCTTGATGCTCGGCTAGCTCATGCTCCCAGGTAGAGGCTCGCTAGCCTCACCGCCTGGGCGGCGTCCGCGCCGAAGGCGTCGGCCCCAGCGTATTCCACCACCTTCTCGTTCACCGGGCCGCCGCCGAGGATGACCTTCACCCCGTCGCGCAGGCCGGCCTCCGCCACCGCCTCCACCGTCTCCTTCATGGAATCGAAGGCCAGGGTGAGCAGCCCCGAGAGCGCCAGCAGGCGCGCGCCCGTCTCCTCGAGCTTCCGCACGAAGGCGGCGGGCTCGACATCGACCCCCAGGTCGTGGACCTCGAACCCCTCGCAGCGCAGCAGGGTGGAGACGATGTTCTTCCCTATGTCGTGGATGTCACCCTTCACGGTGCCGATGACCACCGCGCCTTTTCCCGCCTCCTTGCCCGCCTGCAGGTGGGGCTCGATGAGCGCCACCGCCTCCTTGAAGATCTCGGCGGACATGATCAGCTCGGAGAGAAAGTACTCGCCGGCCTCGAAACGCCTTCCCACCTCGGACATCCCCTCCCTCAGGCCTTCCACCAGGGAGAGAGGATCGCCGCCCTCCTCCAGGGCCGCGCGTACCTCCGCCAGCGCCTCATCCTCCCTGAGCTCCGCCAGCAACACAGCGAGGGTCTCGCCCATGCGTTCACTCCTTTCCTTGCTCTCCTCACCCGTGCCCGCACACCCTGTACCCCGCGGAGCAGCGGGAGTGATGGCCGCTTCCTCTCGTCCTCGTCGCCGTGTCGTGACCGGACGCGCCGCCGGGGCGCGCCGGGGCTCACCTCGCCTCGGACGCTACGCCGTAGAAGGCCCTCGCGAACTCCAGCGCATCGCACGCCTCCCGTCCCCAGGCGTCGGCGCCCGCGAACTCGCATACCTTTCCCGTCACCGCCCCGCCCCCCAGCATGATCCTCACCCTCTCCCTGCAGCCGGCGCGCTCGAAGCCCCACACCGTCTCGCGCATGGCCTCGTAGGCGGGCGTGATGAGGGCGCTCATCCCCACCACCCGGGCTCCGCTCTTCTCCGCCGCCTCCACGAAACGCCAGGGCGCGACGTTCACCCCCAGGTCGATGACCTCGAAACCCGAGCAGCGCAGGAGGGAGCACACGATGTCCTTGCCGATATCGTGGACGTCCCCCAGCGGCGTCCCCATGACCACCCTGAGGTCCGACCCCCGCGCCCGCGTGCCCTGCAGGGCCCGGTCGACGAGGGCACCTATCTCGCTGAAGATCTCGCCCGACATGATCAGCCCGCTCAGGTAGTACTCATGCCTCTGGTAACGCCTCCCGACCTCGTCCATGCCCCGGCGGGCGGCCTCGACCACCCGCAACGGGTCCGCGCCCGCCGCCAGCATCTCCTCCGCCGCAGCCAGGGCCTCCTCCTCCCTCAGGCCAGATATGGCGAGGAGGAGCCTCTCCTCGGCGCAGCTTTCCCCGGCTTCCGCCCCGGGCGCCTGGATTTCCTTCACCAGGCGCAAGGCACGCCTCCTTCTCTCCATCCCTTCCTCACATCCTCACGTAGAACGGCACAGGGAACGGAATACGAACCTGTCTCCCCGGTAGATCATCCATCCCCATGCCACCCTGCGGTCATTGGCCGTCCACACCAGCTGTTCCATGCAGAAGGCGGGGGTCCCTTTCCGCGACGCCAGGACCTCCGCCTCGCGCGGGCCGAGCACGGTGGCGGAGAGGCTCAGCTCCGCCCTGACCGGCATCAGCGCGGGACAGCGTGAGAAGAGGTCGGCGGTGGTCCCCTGCCCGAGTTCCGCTTCCAGCAGGGGCAAAGATGGGTCGTAGAGGAGGTATTTACGGTCGAAGGCCAGGGGCTCTCCCGCGTCCTCGAGGATCCTCTCCAGATAGACGACCCGCTCCCCTTCCTCGATGCCCAGCCTCGCGGCCGGCGTCTTCCCGGCCTCTACCAGCGCGGCTTTGAGCAGGCGCACGGACGCGGAGACCCCCCGGTTCCGCATCTCCTCCTGAAAATCGGGGATGAGGAAAACGCCTCCGTCCGTCCTGGGGCCGACGACGAAAGTGCCCCTGCCCCTCTCGCGGCGGAGCATCCCTTCCTCCACCAGCAGGGCGATGGCCCGCCGCACGGTCATACGGCTGAGGTTGAACCTCTCGCACAGCTCGACCTCCGGGTCCAGGCGGTCGCCGGGTCGAAGTTCGCCGTCTATGATCCGGCCGCGCAGGATACGTGCGAGCCGGAAATAGGCGGGGGCTTCAGCGTCATCGACCGCCTTTTCCCATGCCATGCCCATGCCAGTTCCCATCCTCAGGTCAATAGACAGTTTATAGTATATATGTTCATTTAATGTCTATACATTTATACTACGAGGGGTTAGGGGGGTCAATACCTCCGCGGGGACTCCCGAAGATGCTCCTTCCCCGACGGGCGCGGGCGATCCATACGGGCACCGCGAAAGGGTCTCCGGGGAATCGGTTACGGCGGAACCGAACCTTCCGCCCGGGGTCATCGACACGGCGAAAGACCGGCCCGGCCCTCCTCGAAACGGGCCGGTAGCGATGGCGGCGGCCGGATGCTGCGCCGGGGTGCGGATGCCCCGCAAGTCCGGCGGGAGCGTGAAGCGCAACGGGATATGGCGGCGGCCGGATGCGTTGTCGGGTCACGGATACGGCATGAGCTCCCCGTTCCTTGAACGCAATAACGCGATGCACCCGCGACGCCGGTTGATGGGGTACCGCGTCATGGGCTCCCTATTCCCCGGCGTCTCCTTTTGTTTCCGCCTCCGCATCCGCTATCCAGGCGGAGAGGGCCTCCACGATCCTTTTCGCCTGCTCCACGCTGGAGATGTTGAACTTGGCCTGCTGGCGGTACTCGTCGTTCATCTTGCGGTAACGCCGGATGGTGAAACGGTCCGGGCCGTAGTCGCCCTTTGTTTGCTCCCACTGGCGGTAGCGGAAGATCACCGTGGCCCAGGCGCCGCGCGAGAGCACCACCCTATCCAGCTCCCGCACCACCTGGACCCCTTCCTCCTCGTAGTTGATGGTGATGTCGTCGATGTCCGAGAACAAGCCCTCCTCCTTCCGCTCACCATGCCAGCTCGATGCCGATGGGGCAGTGGTCGGAGCCCGTGACCTCCGGCAGGATGCAGGCGGCCTTCACCCTGTCCCGCAGCTCGTCGCTGACGAAGAAATAGTCTATCCTCCAGCCGATGTTCCTCTCCCTCGCCCTGGTCTTAAGGTCCCACCAGGTGTAATGCCCCGGCTCCCGGTTGAACATGCGGAAGGTGTCAGAGTAACCATGCGCCACGAACTTGTCCAGCCAGGCCCTCTCCTCGGGAAGGAAGCCCGACACCTTGCTGTTCTCTTTGGGCCGCGCCAGGTCGATCTCCCGGTGCGCGGTGTTAAAATCGCCGCAGGCTATGATCCCCTTTCCCTTTCTCCTCAGCGCCTCGGCGTGGTCCAGGAAAGCGTCGTAGAACTCCATCTTGAACCTGAGGCGTTCCCTGGACTGCTTGCCGTTGGGGAAATAGACGTTGAAGAGGATGAATTCGCCGTAGTCGGCGATGAGCGTTCGGCCTTCGGCGTCGAACCTGGGGATGCCGAAGCCGCTCCTCACCGCGAGGGGCTCGGGCCTGGAGTACAGGGCCACGCCGCTGTAACCCCTGCGCTCAGCGGCGGAAAAGAAGACGTGGTAGCCGTCCACCTCGCGCAGCTCCCGCGGCACCTGTTCCTCCGCCGCCTTGGTCTCCTGAACGCAGAGGATGTCCGGCCTGCGGGAGAGGAACCAGTCGAGAAAACCCTTGGAGTGGGCCGCTCGCAGCCCGTTCACGTTCCAAGAGAAAAGGGTCATCCTGCCCATACCGCCTGCCTTACCGCACCCATCGCCGGCGCCTCCCGGCCCACCGGACCGGTTCGGAAGCGGAGCCCGGCCCTGCCCGGCCCTGCCGCGGGTGGACCGGCGCGAGCGCGCCGCCATGGGCGTTCGCCGGCGCTCACCCGCCGCCGCTTACCGTGATATTTCCTATGATATTCCACTGCTCCCCGCGGGGAAACCCGCCGCCGGCCCGCACGCTTCTTCCGGCGTCCCGGCTCCCGGCATGCCCGCCCGGAAATCCCGCTGGAAACCCTTCACGGGCAAGCCCTCACCCGCGCACGGGACCTTCCCATCCGTCCCGGAGGTCTTCGTTTTCCGCCTGCTCCTCTCCTTCCCCCCGCCGCGGCGCCGGGACGGCGGCGAGAAGAGGGGTAGCGGGCGGGACAAGGGGGTAGAATCATGATTGAGGGTCAAAACCGCGGCTTCGCGTCGGGGCTGCGGCGGCGGAACACGGTGCGGGGGATGTATGTCCGGCCGGCATGGGGGACACGGGGCACGTCGATCCCCGGCATGATGGCAGCCGGTGCGGGAGAGCCTCATATCGGGGCCCGGACGGTGAGCGGACTCCGCCGCAGCGGGGACGAGCGGTCGCGGGCGGAGACCCCGGACTGGAGCGCGGCCCATGGAGGAAATACCCGGAAGAGAAGACGCGCGGCCGGACGGGGCGAGACACTCGCCCAGAGAGGGCTCCGGCAAGAGGAGCGGAACGGGACCGCCGCGCGGGGGACATCCGGGACACGATGTCTCCAGGGCAAGGGGGGCGACACGGTGTTGCGTAACGCGGACGGAGAGGCGGGATCCGAGGGCGGCGGCGGGCTTTTCCGGGCCATCGCGGACGGAGCGAAGGACGCCTTTATCTTAGTGGACGACCGGGGAGCCATCGTCTACATGAACCCCTCGGGAGAGGAGCTCCTCGGTTACGCCGCGGAAGAGGTGAAGGGCCGTTCCCTGCACGAGCTGCTCATCCCGGAAAGGTACCGCGAAGGCGCCGCGAAGGCCTTCGAGGCCATGGCAAGGGGCGGCGGCGAGGGCGTCTCGGGCGGCGTGCGCGAGTTCACCGCCCTGCGCAGGAACGGCGTCGAGTTCCCCCTGGAGGTGTCCGTGTCCTCCTGCTCCCTGGAGGGGCGCAGGTATTATTTCGCCATCTGCCGCGACCTGAGCGAGCGCAAGCGCCTGGAGAAGGAACTCCACGGCTATCGCGACCACCTGGAGGCGCTGGTGAAGAGCCGCACCCAGCGCCTGCGGGAGATGGCCGAGCATTACCGCTCCCTGGTGGAGACCTCACCGGACTGCATCGTCCTCACCGACCTGGGGGGCGAGATCCTCATGATCAATCGCTCCGGAGTGCGGCTCTTCGGGTACGAAAAGGCCGAGGAGATGCTGGGGAGGAGCGTGCTGGACTTATTCCCCCCCGAGGAAAGGCAGCGGGCCAGGGCCTCCATGCGCACGCGGGCGGAGGGGGAGTCGGTGAGGAACGACGTCTACGAGCTTCTGCGCAGGGACGGCTCGCGTTTCCACGCCGAGGTCAGCGCCTCGCTGATGCGGGACGCGGAGGGAAAGCCGGTGGGGTTCGTGAGCGTGACGCGCGACATCAGCGACCGCAGGCGCGCCGAGGAACGGCTGCGGAAGATAAACCGCTGTTTCCTGGGACTGGGCCCCGATCCGCTGGAGAACATGCAGCGCCTCGCGCAGACCGCCCGTGAGGTACTGGAGGCCGATATGGCAAGATATACCAGGAAATACGAAGAGGGCGTTCTGTCCTTCTCTACCCTCCGCCCCGGGGAAGGGTTCGCCGCCGTGGATGGTCCGGCGGACCACCTCTGTTCCCGGCTCCTCTCCACCGGCATGGCGGGCCCTCTGACCACCGCGGACCTGGACCCGGAAGCCCTGGCGGGAGACCCCGACGTGAGGGAGCGCGGCCTGCGCTCCTGCCTGCTGCACCCTGTGCGCGCGCACGGGGAGACGGTGGGCTGCCTGACCGTGATGTGCGCCGGGGAACGCGCCTTCTCTTCTCTGGAAAAAGATACCATAGCCGCCATCTCCCGCGCGCTGGGCATCGAGGAGGAGCGCTTCGCCTACGAGGAGAGCCTGCGCGACTTCGTGGACGTCGCCTCCCACGAGCTGAGGCACCCGGTGGCGCTGCTGGCGGGGTTCGCCGAGACCCTGGCGGAGAGCGGCGAGGAGATGGACGGCGCCACGCGCCGGGAGGTGGCCGGGGCCATCAGTCAGGCCTCCCAGCGCCACACCGCCATCGCCAGGGACCTGCTGGAGGTATCCCTCGCGGAACGGGACCGCTTCTCCATCCACAGGTCGCAGGGGAACCTGGCCGCGCTGGTGGAGGCCGCGGCACGGGAGATGCGGGAACGCCTGCCGTGCGCCGCGGTGACCACGAGGTCCGCGGAAGACCTCGGTCCTCTCTCCTTCGACGCGGAGAGGATACGGAGCCTGCTGGTCATCCTCGTGGAGAACGCCCATAAGTTCGCTCCCCCGGGGTCGGACATCGAGGTGAGCGTGGAGGCGGGGGATGGGGGCGCCCTGGTATCGGTCATGGACCGGGGAGTGGGGATAGCGGAGGAGCACCGGCAACGCATCTTCGAGCGTTTCTACCAGGTGGAGGAGGCGCAGCACCATTCCCGCCCCGGCCTGGGGCTGGGCCTTTACCTCGCCCGGCGCATCGTGGAGGCCCACGGCGGCCGCATCTGGCACGAACCCCGGGACGGAGGGGGTTCCGTCTTCCGCTTCACCCTCCCCGCGCCGTAGCCCCGACGGCGCTCGCGCGCCGCGGGGACGTTCTTCTGGGCGAGGCCGCGGGCCGGCACGGGGCGCCCGGCCCCCCCCGCCCCATGACCCGGAACCCCGCCGGGAAGTATAATCACGCCCGTGGAGACCCTGTCGCAAAAAGAGGGGGCCGAGAGAGGGAGGTCACATGGTGGACGGCTCGGTTAAGTACGTGCTGGCGTTCAATTCCAGCCCTCGCAGGGAGAAGGGCTTCACCGCCATGGTGCTGGAGCGCTTTATGTCCGGAGCCGCATCGGCGGGGGCGGAGACGGAGACGGTGTACCTGGCGGAGAAGAAGATAGCCGACTGTCTGGGGTGTACCTGGTGCTGGTTCAAGACCCCCGAGGTATGCCGCCACAAGGACGATGTGCCGGAGCTGCACCGCAAGATGCTCCGCGCCGACGTGCTGGTATACGCCACCCCGCTCTACATCTGCACTATGAGCGCGGTCATGAAACGCTTCCTGGACCGTATCATGCCCCTGGCCGAACCCTACCAGGAATACCGCGACGGCGTGTGCAGCCACCCCCACGAACACCGGCGCGACCGGGAGACGCGCACCGTCCTCGTCTCCACCTGCGGCTTCCCGGGACTGAGGAACTTCGACCCCCTGGTCTTCACCTTTGAACGCATAGCGGAGGTGGGGGGAGGCACCCTGCACGCCTCCATCCTCTTCCCCTCCTCGGTGCTGCTGGCGCGCGACCCCTGCCCTGCCGCGGAGCAGCTCGAATACGTCTTCCGCGCCGGCCGGGAG includes these proteins:
- a CDS encoding PAS domain S-box protein, coding for MLRNADGEAGSEGGGGLFRAIADGAKDAFILVDDRGAIVYMNPSGEELLGYAAEEVKGRSLHELLIPERYREGAAKAFEAMARGGGEGVSGGVREFTALRRNGVEFPLEVSVSSCSLEGRRYYFAICRDLSERKRLEKELHGYRDHLEALVKSRTQRLREMAEHYRSLVETSPDCIVLTDLGGEILMINRSGVRLFGYEKAEEMLGRSVLDLFPPEERQRARASMRTRAEGESVRNDVYELLRRDGSRFHAEVSASLMRDAEGKPVGFVSVTRDISDRRRAEERLRKINRCFLGLGPDPLENMQRLAQTAREVLEADMARYTRKYEEGVLSFSTLRPGEGFAAVDGPADHLCSRLLSTGMAGPLTTADLDPEALAGDPDVRERGLRSCLLHPVRAHGETVGCLTVMCAGERAFSSLEKDTIAAISRALGIEEERFAYEESLRDFVDVASHELRHPVALLAGFAETLAESGEEMDGATRREVAGAISQASQRHTAIARDLLEVSLAERDRFSIHRSQGNLAALVEAAAREMRERLPCAAVTTRSAEDLGPLSFDAERIRSLLVILVENAHKFAPPGSDIEVSVEAGDGGALVSVMDRGVGIAEEHRQRIFERFYQVEEAQHHSRPGLGLGLYLARRIVEAHGGRIWHEPRDGGGSVFRFTLPAP
- a CDS encoding flavodoxin family protein, which gives rise to MVDGSVKYVLAFNSSPRREKGFTAMVLERFMSGAASAGAETETVYLAEKKIADCLGCTWCWFKTPEVCRHKDDVPELHRKMLRADVLVYATPLYICTMSAVMKRFLDRIMPLAEPYQEYRDGVCSHPHEHRRDRETRTVLVSTCGFPGLRNFDPLVFTFERIAEVGGGTLHASILFPSSVLLARDPCPAAEQLEYVFRAGREVVGEGIREETVEGYSRPFVDPGEYVDELNAVFRTLRENAARRGKDAT